A genomic region of Actinomycetota bacterium contains the following coding sequences:
- the nuoH gene encoding NADH-quinone oxidoreductase subunit NuoH has translation MTGIDIVIAFVKAVIIFAFLLVSVLLTVWGERRAVGYMQQRVGPNRVGPFGILQALADGVKLMFKEDIHPSAADRGTFLAAPLAAVIPAFLAFAIVPFGRDFTIGNTVIRMQLADLNIGILFFLATGSLMVYGVVLAGWSSGSVYPLLGGVRATAQMISYEIALGMSVVAVVMYSGTLSTRGIVDAQAGTYLGFLPHWNVFAQLPAFLIFMVAGLAETNRPPFDLPEAETELVAGFHTEYSGMKFAMFFLAEYLHVITTSAITVTLFLGGWRGPILPFARPLWPVMWFLLKLVAMIFVFIWVRATLPRFRYDKLMRFGWKLLVPAALGWVMVTGVMVVLPQTVSTVTLTSAIAIALGFALLVWMAYLRRRSVLRSVKGGVAGGVS, from the coding sequence GTGACGGGCATCGACATCGTCATCGCGTTTGTGAAGGCGGTAATCATCTTCGCCTTCTTGTTGGTGAGCGTCTTGTTGACGGTTTGGGGAGAGCGGCGCGCGGTGGGTTACATGCAGCAGCGCGTCGGCCCCAACCGTGTGGGTCCGTTCGGCATACTGCAGGCGCTTGCCGACGGTGTGAAGTTGATGTTCAAAGAGGACATCCATCCGTCGGCTGCGGATCGGGGAACGTTCCTCGCCGCTCCACTGGCGGCGGTCATCCCCGCGTTCCTTGCGTTCGCCATCGTTCCATTCGGTCGCGACTTCACGATCGGGAACACCGTGATACGGATGCAGCTTGCGGATCTGAACATCGGGATCTTGTTCTTCCTCGCCACCGGATCGTTGATGGTCTACGGCGTGGTTCTCGCCGGCTGGTCGTCGGGAAGCGTGTATCCGTTGCTCGGCGGCGTGCGGGCGACAGCCCAGATGATCTCCTACGAGATTGCGCTCGGGATGTCCGTAGTTGCCGTCGTGATGTACTCGGGAACCTTGTCGACGCGGGGCATTGTGGACGCGCAGGCCGGAACGTACCTGGGCTTCTTGCCGCACTGGAATGTGTTCGCTCAGTTGCCGGCGTTCCTGATCTTCATGGTGGCGGGGCTCGCCGAGACCAACCGGCCTCCCTTTGACCTCCCTGAGGCCGAGACCGAACTGGTAGCCGGATTCCACACCGAGTACTCGGGGATGAAGTTTGCGATGTTCTTCCTTGCCGAGTACTTGCACGTGATCACGACGTCGGCAATCACGGTGACATTGTTCCTCGGTGGATGGCGTGGACCGATCCTGCCGTTCGCCCGTCCGCTATGGCCCGTGATGTGGTTCTTGCTCAAACTCGTCGCGATGATCTTCGTCTTCATCTGGGTTCGCGCGACTTTGCCGAGGTTCCGCTACGACAAGTTGATGCGATTCGGGTGGAAGCTTCTCGTTCCGGCCGCGTTGGGATGGGTGATGGTCACGGGGGTCATGGTCGTGCTGCCGCAGACGGTGAGCACGGTGACGCTGACGTCGGCGATCGCGATCGCGCTGGGCTTCGCCCTGCTGGTGTGGATGGCGTACTTGCGACGCAGGTCGGTCCTTCGCTCGGTGAAGGGAGGTGTGGCCGGTGGCGTTTCTTGA
- a CDS encoding NADH-quinone oxidoreductase subunit G, whose amino-acid sequence MSAEQKMVKLTIDGRELEVPAGTLVIRAAEQLGIYIPRFCDHPLLDPLGACRQCLVEIEGQRKQLTACTTTVSEGMVVSTQAASQAARDAQESVLEFLLVNHPLDCPMCDKGGECPLQDQTLKYGPGESRYVDAKRRFTKPIPISPLINLDRERCVLCARCTRFSSQIAGDPLIEFFERGASEQVAVFEEEPFSSAFSGNVTQICPVGALTTSTFRFRARPFDMTTTRSTCTRCASGCAIGVQARRGELVRILAAVDLDVNDEWLCDKGRFGHAYVATPERVTQPLVRKGGELVETSWSEALEVVASRVRAAREAGARIGVLGGEQLLDEDAYALSRFARTVLGTNDVDARVRVGADDEEHLFQALPKTITATNQDIDAARAVLVVGLDAHEESPIVFLRLRKAGRRLGTRVVEVGPMRTALEKSSGEWLATPAGAESAALIALACAIGGEGLDAELRAIVDDPEAISAVERAGIDTAEAARLAEVLEEARGSVVVLAGERLAGSPGALPLAWNLARALGGKFGWVPRRGGARGAVDAGLHPALLPGGRSVRWAPHREEVEQVWGSPVPEAVGRDARAILENAAETAVLFLFGADPVRDFPGITSTSAQFVVACDMFLTASVSQADVVLPAAAGTERAGTATNWEGRRRAVRAATSPAGASQADIEVLAALAAELGHDFPGTLEDLGEEMRALAAEPVEAKLLEVSSVAAPHGDAERSFGLLSYPMLIDSGTLTAGADALTSTGEAPYVVLSYADASSRGIADGTTVRVASAAGEVRAPARISKNLAPGVVFVPARQGDVNAGVLFDAGESVGFVHVEAVE is encoded by the coding sequence TTGAGCGCTGAGCAGAAGATGGTCAAGCTCACGATCGACGGGCGTGAGCTTGAGGTCCCCGCGGGGACGCTGGTGATCCGTGCGGCCGAACAACTGGGGATTTACATCCCGCGCTTCTGCGACCATCCGCTGCTCGACCCGTTGGGGGCATGCCGTCAGTGCCTGGTCGAGATCGAAGGGCAGCGCAAGCAGCTGACCGCGTGCACGACGACCGTGAGCGAGGGGATGGTCGTCTCGACGCAGGCGGCGTCGCAGGCCGCGCGCGATGCCCAAGAATCCGTACTCGAGTTCTTGCTGGTGAACCACCCGCTCGACTGCCCGATGTGCGACAAGGGCGGCGAGTGCCCGCTGCAGGATCAGACTTTGAAGTACGGTCCCGGCGAGTCTCGCTACGTCGACGCGAAGCGGCGGTTCACTAAGCCGATTCCGATCAGTCCTCTCATCAACCTGGATCGCGAACGGTGCGTGCTGTGTGCCCGCTGCACGCGGTTCTCCTCGCAGATCGCCGGCGACCCGTTGATCGAGTTCTTCGAGCGCGGCGCCTCCGAGCAGGTCGCGGTTTTCGAGGAGGAGCCTTTCTCGAGCGCGTTCAGCGGCAACGTCACGCAGATATGTCCGGTCGGCGCGCTGACGACGTCGACGTTCCGGTTCCGCGCGCGCCCGTTCGACATGACCACCACTCGCTCGACGTGCACTCGCTGCGCGAGCGGATGCGCCATCGGAGTGCAAGCCCGGCGCGGCGAGTTGGTTCGAATTCTGGCCGCCGTCGACTTGGACGTAAACGACGAGTGGCTTTGCGACAAGGGTCGCTTCGGACACGCTTATGTCGCCACGCCCGAGCGCGTCACGCAACCCTTGGTGCGCAAAGGCGGAGAGCTGGTGGAGACCTCTTGGTCCGAAGCGCTCGAAGTGGTTGCGTCTCGCGTTCGCGCTGCGCGCGAGGCCGGTGCGCGCATCGGCGTGCTGGGCGGGGAGCAGTTGCTCGACGAGGACGCGTATGCGCTGTCGCGGTTCGCGCGCACGGTGCTTGGCACCAACGACGTGGACGCGCGGGTGCGCGTCGGCGCCGACGACGAAGAGCATCTGTTCCAGGCGCTTCCCAAGACGATCACCGCCACGAATCAGGACATCGACGCGGCGCGCGCGGTGCTCGTCGTCGGGCTCGACGCCCACGAGGAGTCGCCGATCGTATTCCTGCGCCTGCGCAAGGCCGGGCGTCGTCTCGGAACGCGCGTCGTCGAGGTCGGGCCGATGCGAACTGCGCTTGAGAAGTCGAGTGGCGAGTGGCTGGCTACTCCGGCCGGCGCGGAGAGCGCGGCGCTGATTGCGCTGGCGTGCGCCATCGGCGGCGAAGGGCTCGACGCAGAGTTGCGGGCCATCGTTGACGATCCGGAAGCGATTTCCGCCGTCGAGCGCGCAGGGATCGATACGGCCGAAGCCGCACGACTGGCGGAGGTTCTCGAAGAGGCTCGCGGGTCGGTCGTCGTTCTGGCGGGAGAGCGACTGGCGGGGTCGCCCGGCGCACTCCCGCTCGCGTGGAACCTCGCGCGCGCCCTTGGAGGCAAGTTCGGCTGGGTCCCACGAAGGGGAGGCGCGCGCGGTGCCGTCGATGCGGGATTGCACCCGGCGCTGCTGCCCGGTGGCCGTTCCGTTCGGTGGGCGCCGCATCGCGAAGAGGTGGAGCAAGTCTGGGGATCTCCGGTTCCCGAGGCCGTCGGCCGGGACGCGCGCGCGATTCTTGAGAACGCAGCCGAGACCGCCGTGCTGTTCTTGTTCGGCGCCGACCCGGTGCGGGACTTCCCGGGGATCACTTCGACGTCGGCACAGTTCGTGGTGGCGTGCGACATGTTCCTGACGGCCTCGGTCTCGCAAGCCGACGTTGTTCTGCCGGCTGCGGCAGGCACCGAGCGCGCCGGGACCGCGACGAACTGGGAGGGCAGACGCCGGGCGGTGCGCGCGGCGACCTCTCCGGCCGGAGCTTCGCAGGCCGACATTGAGGTCCTGGCAGCGCTGGCTGCGGAACTCGGGCATGACTTCCCCGGGACGCTTGAGGATTTGGGCGAGGAGATGCGCGCGCTTGCAGCGGAGCCGGTCGAGGCAAAACTGTTGGAGGTCTCGTCGGTGGCGGCGCCGCACGGCGACGCTGAGCGCTCCTTCGGACTGCTCTCGTACCCGATGCTGATCGACTCCGGCACCTTGACGGCGGGAGCGGATGCGCTGACCTCGACGGGCGAGGCTCCGTATGTGGTGCTGAGCTACGCCGATGCGTCGTCTCGCGGAATCGCAGACGGCACCACCGTGCGGGTCGCTTCGGCTGCCGGTGAAGTGCGCGCGCCGGCTCGGATCTCAAAGAACCTCGCTCCGGGAGTGGTTTTCGTTCCTGCAAGGCAGGGAGATGTGAATGCCGGCGTGCTGTTCGACGCCGGAGAATCGGTTGGATTCGTTCACGTGGAGGCGGTGGAGTGA
- the nuoF gene encoding NADH-quinone oxidoreductase subunit NuoF, translated as MSPDAPLQQTRVLTARWETPGADRLPGYLATGGYAALKKALAMTPDDIIGMVKEAGLRGRGGAGFPTGLKWSFIPKDRRPSYIVCNADEGEPGTFKDRELIERDPHQLIEGMAIAAYAIGCTEMYVFMRGEFSYPARVMERAIAEAYEGGFLGKNICGSGYDLDFVIHRGAGAYICGEETALLEAIEGRRGQPRLRPPFPATHGLFASPTVVNNVETFTCVPHIVNNGPDWFKTLGTEKSAGTKIFSISGDVERPGNYEVPFGTSARDLIEGFAGGVKGGKRLKAFTPGGASSTAIFGADKLDVALDWESVQAAGSLLGTGAVIVFAEDVCMVRTALRFTQFYAHESCGKCTPCREGTYWLVNALQRFEDGGGREEELEILPRVAGNILGRTFCALGDFATAPVASTVDLFADEYRAHIEKKGCPFER; from the coding sequence ATGAGTCCCGACGCGCCGCTGCAGCAGACGCGGGTTCTCACCGCGCGCTGGGAGACCCCCGGTGCCGATCGTCTCCCCGGGTACCTCGCGACGGGCGGTTACGCGGCGCTGAAGAAGGCGCTCGCGATGACTCCGGACGACATCATCGGAATGGTCAAAGAGGCCGGACTTCGCGGTCGCGGCGGTGCGGGTTTTCCCACGGGACTGAAGTGGAGTTTCATCCCGAAGGACCGTCGTCCTTCGTACATCGTGTGCAACGCCGACGAGGGCGAACCGGGAACGTTCAAGGACCGCGAACTCATCGAACGCGATCCGCACCAGTTGATCGAAGGAATGGCGATCGCCGCATACGCGATCGGCTGCACCGAGATGTATGTCTTCATGCGCGGGGAGTTTTCTTATCCGGCGCGCGTGATGGAACGCGCAATCGCTGAGGCCTACGAGGGCGGGTTCCTCGGCAAGAACATTTGCGGCAGCGGATACGACCTGGACTTCGTGATCCACCGCGGTGCCGGCGCCTACATCTGCGGAGAAGAAACCGCGTTGCTGGAAGCGATCGAGGGCCGGCGTGGCCAGCCGCGCCTGCGGCCGCCGTTCCCCGCGACGCACGGTTTGTTCGCGAGTCCGACGGTCGTGAACAACGTCGAGACGTTCACGTGCGTGCCGCACATCGTCAACAACGGCCCGGACTGGTTCAAGACCCTCGGAACTGAGAAGTCGGCCGGAACCAAGATCTTCAGCATCTCCGGTGACGTCGAGCGCCCCGGCAACTACGAGGTCCCGTTCGGCACGAGCGCGCGCGACTTGATCGAAGGGTTCGCCGGCGGCGTCAAGGGCGGGAAGCGCCTGAAGGCTTTCACCCCCGGCGGTGCCTCGTCGACCGCGATCTTCGGAGCGGACAAACTCGATGTCGCGCTGGACTGGGAATCGGTGCAGGCGGCCGGATCGCTTCTTGGAACCGGCGCAGTGATCGTGTTCGCCGAGGACGTGTGCATGGTGCGTACGGCTCTGCGCTTCACGCAGTTCTACGCGCACGAGTCCTGCGGAAAGTGCACGCCGTGTCGTGAAGGAACCTACTGGCTGGTCAACGCACTGCAGCGCTTCGAAGATGGCGGCGGGCGCGAAGAGGAACTCGAGATCTTGCCGAGAGTTGCCGGAAACATCCTCGGACGCACCTTCTGCGCGCTGGGGGACTTCGCAACCGCGCCGGTCGCTTCGACGGTGGACTTGTTCGCCGACGAGTACCGCGCGCACATCGAAAAGAAAGGATGCCCGTTTGAGCGCTGA
- the nuoE gene encoding NADH-quinone oxidoreductase subunit NuoE, with protein sequence MGPRRNPVAVPPLSDEFYENAKKLIARYPQGRARSALLPLLYLVQSEHGFVSPEGQRAIAEILGLSHAEVAAVSTFYTMFKRTPQGKWLISVCTQPACSLAGAKEIVARLQERLGIANGETTDNGMISLEEVECLCVCDGAPVVAVNYENYEKIAVEEAVDLVVRLMQGEAPPPASRGDVPPDFAAVNRRMSGLEAPR encoded by the coding sequence ATGGGACCGCGTCGGAACCCCGTCGCGGTGCCGCCGTTGTCCGACGAGTTCTACGAGAATGCGAAGAAGCTGATCGCGCGGTACCCGCAGGGGCGCGCGCGCAGCGCGCTGCTGCCGCTGCTGTACCTGGTGCAGTCCGAGCACGGGTTCGTGTCTCCGGAAGGACAGCGTGCGATTGCCGAGATCCTCGGCCTGTCGCACGCGGAGGTCGCCGCGGTTTCGACCTTCTACACGATGTTCAAGCGCACGCCGCAGGGCAAGTGGCTGATCAGTGTGTGCACTCAGCCGGCGTGTTCGCTCGCCGGAGCCAAGGAGATCGTCGCGCGCCTTCAGGAGCGGCTCGGCATCGCGAACGGCGAAACCACCGACAACGGGATGATCTCGCTGGAGGAGGTCGAGTGCCTGTGCGTGTGTGACGGCGCTCCTGTCGTCGCCGTCAACTACGAGAACTACGAGAAGATTGCCGTCGAGGAAGCCGTCGACTTGGTGGTGCGCTTGATGCAGGGGGAGGCGCCGCCGCCGGCATCGCGCGGAGACGTGCCGCCGGACTTTGCCGCCGTTAATCGCAGGATGTCCGGTCTGGAGGCGCCGCGATGA
- a CDS encoding NADH-quinone oxidoreductase subunit D — MFLGGQDWDTVSSRTSADTLVINMGPQHPSTHGVLRMVLELDGETIVNAHSVIGYLHTGIEKTTEVRTWTQGVTLVTRMDYLSPLFNEAGYCLAVERLLGVEAPERAQAIRVLLMELNRIASHLVWIATTGMELGALSLMLYGFRERELILDIFEHITGLRMNHAFIRPGGISTDLPEGSVEKIREFLDYVPARFDEYETLLTENPTWIDRNKGIGVLPADVALGLGVTGPLLRAAGVAQDLRKTQPYCGYEQYDFDVPVATEADCLARYHVRMAEMRESVKIARQVLDTLPGGPVMVTDPKIAWPAQLKLGNDGLGNSLDYIRSIMGESMEALIHHFKLVTEGFSVPAGEVYVPVESPRGELGFHVVSSGDNKPWRVHTRDPSFINLQAMPYMVRGQLIADVIAAVASIDPVMGGVDR; from the coding sequence TTGTTCCTGGGCGGCCAAGACTGGGACACCGTTTCTTCCCGCACTTCCGCGGACACCCTGGTCATCAACATGGGACCGCAGCACCCGTCCACGCACGGCGTGCTCCGCATGGTGCTGGAGCTTGACGGCGAAACCATCGTCAACGCGCACTCGGTGATCGGCTACTTGCACACCGGCATCGAGAAGACCACCGAGGTCCGCACTTGGACCCAGGGCGTGACCCTGGTTACGCGGATGGACTACCTCTCGCCGTTGTTCAACGAGGCCGGGTACTGCCTGGCCGTTGAGCGACTGCTGGGCGTGGAGGCTCCCGAGCGCGCGCAGGCCATTCGCGTCCTACTCATGGAACTCAACCGAATCGCGTCGCACCTGGTTTGGATCGCGACCACAGGGATGGAACTCGGTGCGCTGTCGCTGATGCTGTACGGGTTCCGCGAGCGCGAATTGATCCTGGACATCTTCGAGCACATCACCGGCTTGCGGATGAACCACGCGTTCATCCGTCCCGGAGGTATCTCGACCGACCTTCCCGAGGGCAGCGTCGAGAAGATCCGGGAGTTCTTGGATTACGTGCCGGCGCGTTTCGACGAGTATGAGACGCTGCTGACGGAGAACCCGACGTGGATCGATCGCAACAAGGGCATCGGCGTGTTGCCGGCCGACGTTGCGCTGGGTCTCGGGGTGACCGGACCACTGCTGCGTGCCGCCGGTGTCGCCCAGGACTTGCGAAAGACGCAGCCTTACTGCGGCTACGAGCAGTACGACTTCGATGTCCCGGTGGCGACTGAGGCGGATTGCCTTGCGCGCTACCACGTACGAATGGCCGAGATGCGTGAGTCGGTCAAGATCGCGCGCCAGGTGCTGGACACGCTTCCCGGCGGACCGGTCATGGTTACCGATCCCAAGATCGCCTGGCCGGCGCAGCTCAAGCTCGGAAACGACGGGCTTGGGAACTCGCTCGACTACATCCGCTCGATCATGGGCGAGTCGATGGAAGCGCTGATTCACCACTTCAAGCTGGTGACTGAGGGGTTCTCGGTTCCGGCTGGAGAGGTGTACGTTCCGGTCGAGTCGCCGCGCGGGGAACTCGGGTTCCATGTGGTTTCCAGCGGCGACAACAAGCCCTGGCGCGTGCACACACGCGACCCCAGCTTTATCAACTTGCAAGCGATGCCGTACATGGTGCGCGGGCAGCTCATCGCCGATGTGATTGCGGCGGTAGCGAGTATCGATCCCGTGATGGGTGGAGTGGACCGATGA
- a CDS encoding NADH-quinone oxidoreductase subunit C: MDEKLAVFVAEARERFPLAVSEPVEEFGQTSVDVGRDGLSDVAGFLRDEVPFELLADWSCVDYFGIEPPERRFMCAAHLASVRFPERLRLRVWIPEGDERCPSLTALWPAANFMEREIFDFFGITFDGHPDLRRIFMPEDWQGHPQRKDYPLGGVNVQYKNGAFIPPPNLRVPPEATTGYPGRTA; this comes from the coding sequence ATGGACGAGAAACTCGCAGTTTTCGTCGCAGAAGCTCGTGAACGATTTCCCTTGGCGGTGTCGGAGCCGGTCGAGGAGTTTGGGCAGACGTCGGTGGACGTCGGCCGCGACGGCCTTTCCGATGTCGCAGGGTTCCTTCGGGACGAGGTCCCGTTCGAGCTGCTGGCCGACTGGTCCTGCGTGGACTACTTCGGTATCGAGCCGCCCGAGCGGCGCTTCATGTGCGCCGCACACCTCGCGAGCGTCCGCTTTCCGGAGCGGCTGCGGTTGCGCGTGTGGATTCCCGAAGGCGACGAGCGCTGCCCTTCGCTCACGGCTTTGTGGCCGGCCGCGAACTTCATGGAACGAGAGATCTTCGACTTCTTTGGGATCACCTTCGACGGGCATCCGGATCTACGGCGCATCTTCATGCCGGAGGACTGGCAGGGCCACCCCCAGCGAAAGGACTACCCGCTGGGCGGCGTGAACGTGCAGTACAAGAACGGGGCGTTCATTCCGCCGCCGAACCTGCGCGTGCCGCCGGAGGCAACGACCGGATACCCAGGGAGGACCGCGTGA